From one Streptomyces spiramyceticus genomic stretch:
- a CDS encoding heme/hemin ABC transporter substrate-binding protein: protein MSVLALAVAVTGCGGTSDSPDASPADRAASADRVEPLASVPKSRLPVSVRSADGKQVRVTSTDRIVPLTGSLSEIVFTLGLGKRVVARDITATFEQAEDLPVVTRAHDVSAESVLSLRPTVVLADTSTGPAEAIGQIRDAGIPVVVVEPAKSLDDIGPRIDAVAGALGVGAAGDELKERTRERIAAVRKDIPEAGAKGGEKPRVAFLYLRGTASVYLLGGRESGASSLLEAAGAVDAGKESGLEKDFTAITSEALAKAAPDAILVMKKGLASVDGIEGLVKIPGVAETPAGLDRRVVSIDDGVLLNYGPRTDQVLRSLVEQLYGSGNGNGNGK from the coding sequence ATGTCCGTGCTCGCCCTGGCCGTTGCCGTCACCGGATGCGGCGGTACGTCCGACTCGCCGGACGCATCTCCCGCCGACCGAGCGGCCTCGGCCGACCGCGTCGAACCGCTCGCGAGCGTGCCGAAATCCCGACTGCCCGTCAGCGTGCGGTCGGCGGACGGCAAACAGGTGCGGGTCACTTCCACCGACCGGATCGTGCCGCTGACCGGCAGCCTGAGCGAGATCGTCTTCACGCTCGGCCTCGGCAAGCGGGTCGTCGCGCGCGACATCACCGCGACCTTCGAACAGGCCGAAGACCTGCCCGTGGTGACACGTGCGCACGACGTCTCGGCGGAGAGCGTGCTGTCGCTCAGGCCGACCGTCGTCCTCGCCGACACCTCCACCGGCCCCGCCGAAGCCATCGGCCAGATCCGGGACGCAGGCATCCCCGTCGTGGTCGTCGAGCCCGCCAAGAGCCTCGACGACATCGGGCCGCGTATCGACGCGGTGGCGGGCGCGCTGGGCGTCGGGGCCGCCGGTGACGAGCTGAAGGAGCGGACCCGGGAGCGTATCGCCGCCGTACGGAAGGACATTCCGGAGGCGGGCGCGAAGGGCGGCGAGAAGCCGCGCGTCGCGTTCCTCTATCTGCGGGGCACGGCTTCGGTCTACCTGCTCGGCGGGCGTGAGTCCGGTGCGAGTTCGCTGCTGGAGGCGGCGGGTGCGGTCGACGCGGGCAAGGAATCGGGGCTGGAGAAGGACTTCACCGCGATCACCAGCGAGGCGCTGGCGAAGGCCGCGCCCGACGCGATCCTGGTGATGAAGAAGGGACTGGCCTCGGTCGACGGCATCGAAGGACTGGTGAAGATTCCGGGCGTTGCCGAGACACCGGCCGGTCTGGACCGACGCGTCGTCTCGATCGACGACGGCGTACTCCTCAACTACGGTCCGCGCACCGACCAGGTTCTGCGCTCGCTCGTCGAGCAGCTCTACGGGAGCGGGAACGGGAACGGGAACGGGAAGTGA